The Yoonia sp. SS1-5 genome contains a region encoding:
- a CDS encoding D-amino-acid transaminase: MTMRTVYVNGEYLPENEAKISIFDRGFLMADGVYEVTSVLDGKLIDFAGHAKRLERSLNELNMPHPDVLPDLLEVHRELVRLNGIEEGMIYLQITRGAPDDRDFVFPDPETTTPTVVLFTQNKPGLANSPAAKKGMKVISIEDQRWARRDIKTVQLLFPSMGKMMAKAAGKDDAWMVEDDAVTEGTSNNAYIIKDGKIITRHLGNEILHGITRAAVLRFAKEAQMQVEERSFTIAEAQDADEAFITSASTFVMPVVEIDDVAVGTGTPGPVATRLREIYLDESRKVAV; this comes from the coding sequence ATGACCATGCGCACAGTCTACGTCAATGGCGAGTATCTACCGGAAAACGAAGCCAAGATCTCGATCTTTGATCGCGGGTTTCTGATGGCTGACGGCGTCTACGAGGTCACATCCGTGCTGGACGGCAAGTTGATTGATTTTGCGGGCCACGCAAAGCGGCTGGAACGGTCGCTGAATGAATTGAACATGCCGCATCCCGATGTGCTGCCTGATCTGTTGGAGGTGCATCGCGAACTGGTCCGCCTGAATGGGATCGAAGAAGGCATGATCTATCTTCAGATAACCCGTGGCGCGCCAGATGATCGCGATTTTGTATTTCCGGATCCGGAAACCACCACGCCCACAGTTGTTCTGTTCACCCAGAATAAGCCGGGTCTGGCCAATAGCCCGGCGGCCAAGAAAGGGATGAAGGTGATCTCGATCGAGGATCAGCGCTGGGCCCGTCGCGACATCAAGACCGTGCAATTGCTGTTCCCATCCATGGGCAAGATGATGGCCAAGGCAGCGGGCAAGGATGATGCATGGATGGTCGAAGATGACGCCGTAACCGAAGGGACGTCAAACAACGCCTATATTATCAAGGACGGCAAGATTATTACCCGGCATCTGGGCAATGAGATCCTGCACGGGATCACCCGTGCCGCCGTCCTGCGCTTTGCCAAAGAGGCGCAGATGCAGGTCGAGGAACGCAGCTTTACCATCGCAGAGGCGCAGGATGCAGATGAGGCGTTCATCACCTCCGCCAGCACGTTTGTGATGCCCGTTGTCGAGATCGACGATGTGGCAGTGGGCACAGGTACCCCCGGCCCGGTGGCGACCCGCCTGCGCGAGATCTATCTGGACGAAAGCCGCAAGGTCGCCGTCTGA
- a CDS encoding prolyl oligopeptidase family serine peptidase, with translation MAAVIAAACTLVYGYVLGGWFTPKLTLEDHRSLVVPSFEVTIPDTANLVPVAILVPGCLGPHTQHRNWAEWLTSEGWATVIVDSFTPRGMLGVEEIEPVCEGGRPWGFERAADVVAATTYIKEQPAIDPSKVALFGWSNGGWAVMDALSFGPTSRPANLTDTCLKTRRPFGQIAKVLRAGLPTQILDRA, from the coding sequence TTGGCCGCCGTAATCGCTGCTGCCTGTACGCTGGTTTATGGGTATGTATTGGGAGGTTGGTTTACGCCGAAACTCACGCTTGAAGACCACCGCTCTTTGGTCGTGCCCAGCTTTGAGGTCACGATCCCGGACACTGCAAATCTGGTGCCTGTGGCGATATTGGTTCCAGGTTGCCTCGGGCCACACACGCAGCATCGAAACTGGGCTGAGTGGTTGACGTCAGAAGGGTGGGCAACCGTCATCGTCGATAGTTTCACGCCCCGTGGGATGCTGGGCGTAGAGGAGATTGAGCCGGTCTGTGAAGGTGGGCGACCTTGGGGGTTTGAACGTGCGGCAGATGTCGTTGCGGCCACGACCTACATCAAAGAACAACCTGCAATCGACCCTTCAAAAGTGGCTCTGTTCGGATGGTCAAATGGTGGCTGGGCCGTCATGGATGCGTTGAGCTTTGGCCCCACGTCTCGCCCAGCCAATTTGACCGACACATGCTTGAAAACGCGTCGACCTTTCGGACAAATTGCGAAGGTTCTTAGGGCGGGTCTGCCGACGCAAATTTTGGATCGGGCTTGA
- a CDS encoding alpha/beta hydrolase, with translation MKISTITTSLLCGTLLATAVPTVSVAEGTGFFRDIRPNHWVWNGADPNTTNEVLARVRAASPDAEYSDLADGEGATIWLEEFNQIGDGFVAMAEEQEALGLTGAAAELYMRASANYTLAKYPLIDPSPQESAAFEASLDTLHRAYKLRGYDVARVTAPFMDGMADGHLLTPPGQTPAGGWPLVIASNGIDVNQGEFFTFAEMVADRGMAFLMYDIAGTGTNAEFQLTPDYDQIPVSFAETLGATDAFDANRIAVLGVSFGGNAVVKLAHTRPDLIAAAVNFCGPLHAAFQLPADQLENVGLMYRLALYDRTEIDGSVAPDAFLAHMRGFSLIDQGIVTPGEATTDVPILSVNARGDYVAPEFDMELATGSTTDGQIIWNGEGDHCPQDRFEVMPQIADWLEDKLAVVQG, from the coding sequence ATGAAAATTTCCACGATCACGACCAGCCTGCTTTGCGGGACGCTACTGGCCACAGCAGTTCCGACGGTTTCGGTTGCCGAGGGCACAGGCTTTTTCCGGGACATCCGTCCGAACCACTGGGTCTGGAACGGCGCGGACCCCAACACCACAAACGAAGTACTGGCCCGCGTGCGCGCTGCGTCTCCTGATGCTGAATATTCTGATCTGGCAGACGGCGAGGGTGCAACCATCTGGCTGGAGGAATTCAACCAGATCGGCGACGGTTTCGTGGCCATGGCCGAGGAACAAGAGGCGTTGGGTCTGACGGGTGCTGCAGCCGAACTCTACATGCGGGCGTCGGCGAACTACACCTTGGCCAAGTACCCGCTGATTGATCCAAGCCCGCAGGAAAGTGCGGCTTTCGAGGCCAGCCTTGATACGCTGCACCGCGCCTATAAGCTGCGTGGCTATGACGTCGCGCGCGTCACGGCGCCCTTCATGGACGGCATGGCCGATGGACATCTGCTGACGCCGCCGGGTCAAACGCCTGCTGGTGGCTGGCCGCTGGTCATCGCGTCCAACGGTATTGATGTGAACCAGGGCGAGTTCTTTACCTTCGCCGAAATGGTTGCAGATCGGGGCATGGCCTTCCTGATGTATGATATCGCAGGCACCGGGACGAACGCAGAATTTCAGCTGACGCCTGACTACGATCAGATTCCGGTTTCGTTTGCCGAAACGCTGGGCGCAACAGATGCGTTTGATGCAAATCGCATCGCCGTTCTGGGCGTCAGTTTCGGCGGCAACGCTGTGGTCAAACTGGCCCACACCCGGCCTGATCTGATTGCTGCCGCAGTGAATTTCTGTGGTCCGTTGCATGCGGCCTTCCAACTGCCTGCTGATCAATTGGAAAATGTCGGACTGATGTATCGCCTGGCGCTTTATGATCGGACGGAAATCGACGGCAGCGTGGCACCCGACGCGTTCCTGGCCCACATGCGCGGTTTTTCCCTGATTGATCAGGGTATCGTGACACCGGGTGAGGCAACAACTGACGTGCCGATCCTGTCGGTCAACGCCCGCGGGGATTACGTTGCCCCCGAATTTGACATGGAACTTGCGACCGGTTCCACAACAGATGGTCAGATCATCTGGAACGGTGAAGGCGACCACTGCCCGCAAGACCGCTTTGAGGTGATGCCCCAGATCGCCGATTGGCTGGAAGACAAGCTTGCAGTTGTGCAAGGGTAA
- a CDS encoding transglycosylase domain-containing protein produces MSENGKKRPPLVAERRYPAKPAAKKPTQKKAAAKPAAKRRKAAPKARKRGVIGWLLFPFEWTFRIIWAVSWRLGLVIALIIAGFSFYFAQQMPPMTELIDGRTRGSVTMTDYKGDVFAWRGDQFGGLIRAENVSRHLRNAVVATEDKRFYRHFGISPRGIASAVRINLREGRGPLSGNGGSTITQQTAKLLCLGVPFDPQQWASEAEYENDCRQGSIWRKAREAVFAVGMEIAYTKDEILTIYLNRAYLGAGARGFQAASERYFSSNAAELEPAQAAMLAGLLKAPSTFAPTNNLARAQDRADTVIRLMQEQGYLTDAEAQDARANPATLSATARANAATFFADWVMRSGPEFFTRDTTEDVIIRTTLDQDIQKAAEEAMLTVFDRDVRAGSEAQAAIVVMSADGAVRAMVGGRNLGETGAFNRATQANRQTGSAFKPFIFAAALDLGMSPYSLVDDQRTCWQRRGSRDWCPENYDRAFKGPVTLVQALAESRNIPAILLSEEVGRELVRVVAEGFGFSGDLAAGPALALGVSESNLLEMTGAFAGILNGGSAVTPFGLTDLRIQGDDAPLMDATGTGIGERVIRQEAARTLTWMMKKVVDEGTGARARINGWEIAGKTGTTQGARDAWFIGFTGDYVTGVWMGYDDNRPLSGVTGGGLPATIWKETMTRVLADKSPTALPMLEPQAPAAAPILESEGGEVVDDDILNLLESIMTDTTN; encoded by the coding sequence ATGAGCGAAAATGGCAAGAAACGGCCCCCCTTGGTGGCCGAGCGTCGCTACCCTGCCAAACCGGCAGCAAAAAAGCCGACCCAAAAGAAGGCCGCAGCAAAACCTGCGGCCAAACGCCGGAAGGCTGCGCCCAAAGCCCGAAAACGGGGGGTGATTGGCTGGCTCCTGTTTCCGTTTGAATGGACGTTCCGCATCATTTGGGCGGTCAGTTGGCGTCTGGGCCTTGTGATCGCGCTGATTATCGCCGGGTTTTCGTTCTATTTTGCCCAGCAGATGCCGCCAATGACGGAATTGATCGACGGGCGCACGCGCGGCTCTGTCACGATGACCGACTACAAAGGTGACGTCTTTGCGTGGCGGGGCGACCAGTTTGGTGGCTTGATCCGCGCCGAGAATGTCTCGCGCCATTTGCGCAACGCGGTTGTGGCCACCGAGGACAAGCGCTTCTACCGCCATTTTGGTATCTCGCCCCGCGGGATTGCATCTGCGGTCCGGATCAATCTGCGCGAAGGCCGTGGCCCGCTATCGGGCAATGGCGGCTCTACCATCACACAGCAAACGGCCAAACTGCTATGTCTGGGCGTGCCGTTCGATCCGCAACAATGGGCCAGCGAGGCGGAATACGAAAACGACTGCCGGCAGGGGTCAATCTGGCGCAAGGCCCGCGAAGCGGTCTTTGCGGTTGGTATGGAAATTGCCTACACGAAAGACGAAATCCTGACCATCTACCTCAACCGCGCCTATCTTGGCGCCGGTGCGCGTGGTTTTCAGGCCGCGTCCGAGCGGTATTTCAGCAGCAATGCAGCCGAACTTGAGCCCGCCCAGGCGGCCATGCTTGCAGGCCTTCTCAAGGCCCCGTCGACATTTGCCCCCACTAACAATCTGGCGCGCGCCCAGGATCGGGCCGACACCGTCATTCGGCTGATGCAGGAACAGGGATACCTGACCGATGCAGAGGCCCAGGATGCCCGCGCCAATCCCGCGACCTTGTCCGCAACCGCCCGGGCCAATGCCGCAACATTCTTTGCTGATTGGGTCATGCGCAGCGGGCCTGAATTCTTCACCCGCGACACAACCGAAGACGTGATCATTCGCACCACGCTGGATCAGGACATCCAGAAAGCGGCAGAAGAGGCGATGCTGACCGTGTTTGACCGCGACGTGCGTGCCGGATCAGAAGCACAGGCCGCCATCGTCGTGATGTCTGCCGATGGTGCTGTGCGCGCCATGGTGGGCGGGCGAAACCTGGGCGAGACCGGTGCATTCAACCGGGCGACACAGGCAAACCGGCAGACCGGATCGGCCTTCAAGCCGTTCATTTTTGCCGCCGCCCTGGATCTGGGGATGTCCCCATATTCGCTGGTGGATGATCAACGCACCTGCTGGCAGCGGCGCGGGTCCCGCGACTGGTGTCCCGAAAACTACGACCGGGCGTTCAAAGGGCCTGTGACATTGGTGCAGGCACTGGCGGAAAGCCGGAACATCCCGGCCATCTTGCTATCCGAAGAGGTCGGGCGCGAACTTGTGCGCGTCGTGGCCGAAGGGTTCGGCTTTAGCGGTGATCTGGCAGCGGGGCCCGCGCTGGCGCTTGGGGTTTCGGAAAGCAACCTGCTGGAAATGACCGGGGCCTTTGCAGGTATCCTGAATGGCGGCTCTGCCGTGACACCGTTTGGCCTGACCGATCTGCGCATTCAGGGCGATGATGCGCCACTGATGGACGCAACCGGCACCGGGATCGGCGAGCGTGTGATCCGGCAAGAGGCCGCCCGCACTCTGACATGGATGATGAAGAAAGTCGTCGACGAAGGCACCGGCGCCCGGGCGCGGATCAACGGCTGGGAAATCGCCGGGAAGACCGGCACGACACAGGGCGCGCGCGACGCGTGGTTTATCGGCTTTACGGGCGACTACGTCACTGGCGTCTGGATGGGCTATGATGACAACCGGCCCCTGAGCGGGGTAACCGGGGGCGGGCTACCCGCCACGATCTGGAAAGAAACCATGACGCGGGTCCTTGCGGATAAATCACCAACCGCCCTGCCCATGCTGGAACCACAAGCACCCGCTGCAGCACCCATCCTTGAAAGCGAGGGGGGTGAGGTTGTCGATGATGACATCCTGAACCTGCTGGAATCCATCATGACGGACACGACCAACTGA
- the dgcN gene encoding N-acetyltransferase DgcN — MIQTPYLLFLGDAPDQLAAKVAQGIKDWRPENAVGQFRMKGCGADLGIADLTLEEAKAAGAQTLVIGVANRGGYISAAWKEVLVKALQMGFDVASGLHNLLRDEDELVAAARVSGRTLFDVRIPSVAYPIANGKKRTGKRCLAIGTDCSVGKMYTGLAMDAEMQKRGMKSTFRPTGQTGILITGGGVPLDAVIADFMAGAVEYLTPDNDPDHWDHIEGQGSLFHVSYSGVTMALIHGGQPDALVLAHEPTRKHMRGLPDYDLPSLQTLRDTALPIARIANPACQVVGVSVNTQHLSEDEALKYMAGIEEEMGLPTVDTYRQGAARLVDALAGL; from the coding sequence ATGATCCAGACCCCATATCTTTTGTTTCTGGGCGACGCCCCCGATCAGTTGGCCGCCAAGGTTGCCCAAGGTATCAAGGACTGGCGTCCGGAAAATGCAGTGGGTCAATTCCGCATGAAAGGTTGCGGTGCCGATCTGGGAATTGCAGACCTGACCCTGGAAGAGGCCAAAGCCGCCGGCGCCCAGACACTGGTCATCGGTGTCGCCAACCGGGGCGGGTATATCTCGGCTGCCTGGAAGGAAGTGCTGGTCAAGGCGTTGCAAATGGGCTTTGACGTCGCATCCGGCCTGCACAACCTGCTGCGCGACGAGGACGAGCTGGTCGCGGCGGCCCGGGTCAGTGGCCGCACCCTGTTTGACGTGCGGATCCCATCGGTGGCCTACCCGATTGCCAATGGCAAGAAACGCACCGGCAAGCGCTGTCTTGCCATCGGCACGGATTGTTCCGTTGGAAAGATGTATACCGGTCTTGCCATGGATGCCGAAATGCAAAAGCGCGGCATGAAATCGACCTTCCGGCCCACCGGTCAGACCGGCATCTTGATCACCGGTGGCGGTGTTCCGCTGGATGCTGTGATCGCCGATTTCATGGCGGGCGCGGTTGAATACCTCACACCCGATAACGACCCTGACCATTGGGACCATATCGAAGGGCAGGGCAGCCTGTTCCATGTGTCCTATTCCGGTGTAACCATGGCCCTGATCCATGGCGGCCAGCCCGATGCGCTTGTTCTGGCCCATGAGCCCACCCGCAAGCATATGCGCGGCCTGCCTGACTACGATCTGCCAAGCCTGCAGACCCTGCGCGACACGGCTCTGCCGATTGCCCGGATTGCCAATCCGGCCTGTCAGGTTGTTGGTGTCTCGGTCAACACGCAGCATCTGTCAGAGGATGAGGCCCTGAAATACATGGCCGGCATCGAAGAGGAGATGGGTCTGCCGACGGTTGATACCTACCGCCAGGGTGCTGCGCGGCTGGTGGATGCGTTGGCCGGGCTGTAA
- a CDS encoding ammonium transporter, giving the protein MKFTKLITFGAALTLLPTLAMAQDATPGFDEIGPYIMTTLLFLVGGFLVFWMAAGFAMLEAGLVRSKNVTTQLTKNIALFSIASIMYWLVGFNLMYPGDGWLVAGWMGPFFSVTSLEPVGLAAADATLDYASVASDFFFQLMFCATTASIVSGTLAERIKLWPFLIFVVVLTGFIYPIEASWQWGGGWLSEMGFSDFAGSTLVHAAGGFAALAGAIILGPRLGKYGKEGQVIPMPGSNLALATLGTFILWLGWFGFNGGSQLAAGTVGDITDVGRIFANTNMAAAAGAVAALILTQVMYTKVDLTMVLNGALAGLVSITAGPLDPSLFGALWIGAIGGVIVVFAVPFLDKLRIDDVVGAIPVHLLAGFWGTMAVPFYTGGTSFVTQFIGFAAIGAFVFIVSLVVWIILKGVMGIRVSEEAEINGLDSSELGMEAYPEFSKG; this is encoded by the coding sequence ATGAAATTTACCAAACTCATCACTTTCGGCGCGGCACTGACGCTGCTGCCGACACTTGCGATGGCGCAGGACGCCACGCCCGGGTTCGACGAGATCGGCCCCTATATCATGACCACGCTGCTGTTCCTTGTGGGCGGCTTTCTGGTGTTCTGGATGGCGGCCGGTTTTGCCATGCTCGAGGCTGGTCTTGTACGGTCCAAGAATGTCACGACCCAGCTGACCAAGAACATTGCGTTGTTTTCCATTGCCTCCATCATGTATTGGCTGGTCGGCTTCAACCTGATGTATCCGGGTGATGGCTGGCTTGTGGCCGGTTGGATGGGTCCGTTTTTCAGCGTCACATCGCTTGAGCCTGTTGGCCTGGCTGCTGCGGATGCCACGTTGGATTATGCCTCTGTTGCGTCGGACTTCTTCTTTCAGTTGATGTTCTGTGCCACGACCGCATCAATCGTCTCTGGTACATTGGCTGAACGTATCAAGCTGTGGCCGTTCCTGATCTTTGTTGTTGTGCTGACGGGCTTCATCTATCCGATCGAAGCGTCCTGGCAGTGGGGTGGTGGCTGGTTGTCCGAAATGGGCTTTAGCGACTTCGCAGGTTCGACCCTTGTGCATGCCGCCGGTGGTTTCGCCGCACTTGCCGGTGCGATCATCCTTGGCCCGCGTCTTGGCAAATATGGCAAGGAAGGACAGGTCATTCCGATGCCCGGTTCAAACCTTGCCCTTGCGACGCTGGGTACATTCATCCTGTGGCTTGGCTGGTTTGGCTTCAACGGCGGGTCGCAGCTGGCTGCGGGGACTGTTGGTGACATCACGGATGTTGGCCGGATCTTTGCCAATACCAACATGGCCGCGGCTGCCGGTGCGGTTGCTGCACTGATCCTCACACAGGTCATGTATACCAAGGTTGACCTGACCATGGTGCTGAACGGCGCGCTGGCCGGTCTGGTGTCCATTACTGCCGGGCCGCTTGATCCGTCGCTCTTTGGTGCATTGTGGATTGGTGCCATTGGCGGTGTTATCGTCGTGTTTGCGGTGCCATTCCTTGACAAGCTGCGGATTGATGACGTTGTAGGTGCGATCCCCGTTCACCTTCTGGCGGGTTTCTGGGGCACAATGGCCGTTCCATTCTACACCGGCGGGACAAGCTTTGTGACACAGTTCATCGGCTTCGCGGCAATCGGCGCTTTTGTCTTTATCGTCAGCCTGGTCGTCTGGATCATCCTGAAAGGTGTGATGGGTATCCGTGTCTCTGAAGAGGCCGAGATCAACGGTCTCGACAGCTCGGAATTGGGTATGGAAGCCTATCCGGAATTCTCCAAAGGGTGA
- the dgcA gene encoding N-acetyl-D-Glu racemase DgcA, with protein MKIDVTRDVFRLAQVFTISRGSRTQAEVLTVTVSDGGVTGLGECVPYARYDETLDSVTAQIAGFSGTWADLPDLLPAGAARNAIDCAMWDHAAKQAGKRVWDLLDLQTPGPEITAYTLSLDTPQAMETQAAQNAHRPLLKIKLGTPDDMARLEAVRRGAPDAAIIVDANEGWTAEVYAELAPHLIRLGVQMVEQPLPAGADDMLGEMDRPLPVCADESCHDRASLPALKGKYDMVNVKLDKTGGLTEALALKQQAIAEGYGIMVGCMVGSSLAMAPATILAQGVAFTDLDGPLLLAEDRAEPLQFDERGVHPPAANLWG; from the coding sequence ATGAAGATTGACGTGACCCGCGATGTGTTCCGCCTGGCGCAGGTCTTTACCATCAGTCGCGGGTCGCGCACGCAGGCCGAGGTCCTGACGGTCACCGTATCCGACGGCGGTGTGACGGGGCTTGGCGAATGCGTTCCCTACGCCCGCTATGATGAGACCTTGGACAGCGTGACGGCGCAGATTGCGGGGTTTTCCGGAACCTGGGCCGATCTGCCCGATCTGCTGCCAGCCGGCGCCGCCCGCAACGCGATTGATTGTGCAATGTGGGATCATGCGGCCAAGCAGGCGGGCAAACGGGTCTGGGATCTGCTTGATTTACAGACCCCGGGTCCTGAGATCACCGCCTATACACTGTCGCTCGACACACCGCAGGCGATGGAAACACAAGCCGCCCAGAACGCCCATCGCCCCCTGTTGAAGATCAAACTGGGGACGCCCGATGACATGGCCCGGCTTGAGGCCGTCCGCCGGGGTGCGCCGGACGCGGCCATTATTGTGGATGCCAACGAAGGCTGGACAGCCGAGGTCTATGCCGAGCTTGCCCCGCATCTTATCCGGCTTGGTGTGCAGATGGTGGAACAACCCCTTCCTGCCGGGGCAGATGACATGCTGGGCGAAATGGATCGGCCGCTGCCTGTCTGCGCTGACGAAAGCTGCCATGACAGGGCCAGCCTGCCTGCGCTGAAGGGCAAATATGACATGGTCAATGTCAAACTGGACAAGACAGGCGGGCTGACAGAGGCGCTGGCGCTCAAGCAGCAGGCCATCGCCGAAGGTTACGGTATCATGGTCGGATGCATGGTTGGGTCTTCGCTGGCCATGGCGCCTGCCACGATCCTCGCCCAGGGCGTGGCGTTTACGGACCTTGACGGGCCGCTTCTTCTGGCCGAAGACCGGGCCGAACCTTTGCAATTTGATGAGCGTGGCGTGCATCCGCCCGCTGCCAACCTATGGGGATGA
- a CDS encoding P-II family nitrogen regulator produces MKLIIATIKPFKLEEVREALTTVGVRGMMVSEIKGFGSQSGHTEIYRGAEYAVNFVPKVKLEIVVPDAMAEQVVATIAETAKTEKIGDGKIFVLDVEGALRVRTGETNDDAL; encoded by the coding sequence GTGAAACTCATCATTGCAACAATCAAACCGTTCAAGCTCGAGGAGGTGCGCGAGGCGCTGACCACCGTGGGCGTGCGCGGCATGATGGTGTCTGAAATCAAGGGGTTCGGATCGCAATCCGGCCATACAGAGATTTATCGGGGCGCCGAATATGCCGTGAATTTTGTGCCGAAGGTCAAGCTCGAGATCGTGGTGCCAGATGCCATGGCCGAACAGGTGGTCGCGACGATCGCCGAGACCGCCAAAACCGAGAAGATCGGCGATGGCAAGATATTCGTACTCGACGTCGAGGGCGCGTTGCGCGTGCGCACGGGCGAGACAAATGACGACGCGCTGTGA
- a CDS encoding LytTR family DNA-binding domain-containing protein, which produces MTFQRFLNRLDKETWHNPVLFLAVWSPVLTILILSFDPVLTAELGAFERIAFWFLHVSLLLPLLMFFQDVISEALAARNLNTFILVGLTSLATAIACAPIALALDWLFSPVNDIAAENFQIGLVIAEEIIALVVPIFCVWSLINITRLSMLSVAVIEDVPEEDPSDTAELSDIERAFWTKVPRSLGFDIISLSAEQHYLHVQTTVGHSLILFPIGKAIEAVARVDGMRIHRSHWVALKHVQGLKKDGAKMGCILPGGNLLPVSRNNQHDVSARFEARHLQKAAHSLDET; this is translated from the coding sequence ATGACATTTCAGCGCTTTCTCAATCGCCTCGATAAAGAGACCTGGCACAATCCGGTTCTGTTTCTGGCTGTTTGGTCCCCCGTGCTGACGATCCTGATCCTTAGCTTTGACCCTGTCCTGACAGCCGAACTTGGCGCGTTTGAACGCATCGCGTTTTGGTTTTTGCACGTTTCCCTTTTGCTGCCGCTGCTGATGTTCTTTCAGGACGTGATAAGCGAAGCCTTGGCGGCCCGAAATCTGAACACTTTCATACTCGTCGGGCTGACCTCTCTGGCAACGGCAATTGCCTGTGCGCCCATTGCTCTGGCGCTGGATTGGTTGTTTTCGCCCGTGAACGACATTGCGGCAGAGAATTTCCAGATCGGTCTTGTGATCGCGGAAGAGATCATAGCGCTTGTCGTTCCGATCTTTTGCGTCTGGAGCCTGATCAACATCACCCGCCTGTCGATGCTGTCGGTCGCGGTCATTGAGGATGTACCCGAAGAAGACCCAAGCGACACAGCCGAACTATCGGACATTGAACGGGCGTTCTGGACCAAGGTGCCACGCAGCCTTGGCTTTGACATCATCTCACTCAGCGCGGAACAACACTATCTGCATGTCCAAACAACGGTTGGGCATAGCTTGATCCTGTTCCCTATCGGCAAGGCCATCGAGGCCGTTGCACGCGTTGACGGCATGCGCATCCACCGATCGCACTGGGTCGCGCTCAAACATGTTCAGGGCCTCAAAAAAGACGGCGCGAAGATGGGTTGCATATTGCCAGGCGGAAATCTTTTGCCCGTCAGCCGCAACAATCAACATGATGTCAGTGCCAGGTTCGAGGCACGACACCTGCAGAAAGCCGCGCATTCACTCGACGAAACGTAA